Proteins encoded in a region of the Haloarcula sp. CBA1129 genome:
- a CDS encoding helix-turn-helix domain-containing protein: MSDIKAVIRAEHPDIVLTETVTHDRSSKVRSVSEAGTDPTSGKFFYHIESSDFQQFEEGLRNDGTIGEFERVIETRDDEAIYSFEYTDEAKILSPVISAANGVILDMENDGSAWMLTVWMPERTDLGSLWDYAQQHQIDIDLLRVNEYASLGETDAGLTDSQREALLVALETGYFEEPRNATLGDVAADLDISQPAAGGLLRRGIKRLIISSLRDDSEVPD; encoded by the coding sequence CCTGACATAGTGCTCACGGAGACCGTTACCCACGACCGGAGTTCGAAAGTCAGGTCGGTGTCAGAGGCGGGAACAGACCCGACGTCGGGCAAGTTCTTCTATCACATCGAATCGTCTGATTTCCAGCAGTTCGAGGAGGGACTACGGAACGACGGTACCATTGGCGAGTTTGAACGGGTCATCGAAACCCGAGACGATGAGGCCATCTACAGCTTCGAGTATACGGACGAAGCGAAGATCCTCTCGCCTGTAATTTCGGCCGCGAACGGCGTCATCCTTGACATGGAGAACGACGGGAGCGCTTGGATGCTAACCGTGTGGATGCCTGAACGAACGGACTTGGGTTCGCTCTGGGACTACGCACAGCAGCATCAGATCGATATCGATCTACTGCGCGTGAACGAATACGCCAGCTTAGGGGAGACTGACGCTGGGTTGACCGACAGCCAGCGAGAAGCGCTCCTCGTTGCACTCGAAACGGGGTATTTCGAAGAACCACGGAACGCGACCCTCGGCGATGTCGCCGCCGATCTGGATATCTCGCAGCCGGCAGCCGGTGGTCTCCTCCGACGTGGGATCAAGCGACTCATCATCTCGTCGCTGCGGGATGACAGCGAAGTGCCAGACTGA
- a CDS encoding Vms1/Ankzf1 family peptidyl-tRNA hydrolase — MLDRLLGRASLKERVAELEEENHHLERQLDAETERRADAATERQRAEAEVNRLEDRVAELQDRVERLQAEEGESTFRAEETLSRARLSAVIDRLEAFETEPEGVFTAYVDAERSLPGPVRDAFGDRASLVASAAPCLAVTDDAGLLSACLSVPAPPSPFTEWNESVRLERSWFEPTGEHVVALVRSDLFALGEYNGRERTAFHGFDSELKSQHSKGGFSQGRFERLRDQQIDSHLDRCRAAIEAVSPDRLYVVGEGSVIHEFEDLATATKPVDATGEPDEALDDAVRSLWTVRLRVP; from the coding sequence ATGCTTGACCGGTTGCTGGGACGGGCGTCGCTGAAGGAACGGGTGGCCGAACTCGAAGAGGAGAACCACCACCTCGAACGACAGCTCGACGCCGAGACGGAGCGCCGCGCCGACGCAGCGACCGAACGCCAGCGGGCCGAGGCCGAGGTCAACCGGCTGGAGGACCGCGTCGCCGAACTACAAGATCGCGTCGAGCGTCTGCAGGCCGAGGAGGGGGAATCGACGTTCCGGGCCGAGGAGACGCTCAGCCGAGCACGACTGAGTGCAGTGATCGACCGGCTGGAAGCCTTCGAGACGGAGCCGGAGGGCGTGTTCACGGCCTACGTCGACGCGGAGCGCTCCCTGCCCGGCCCGGTCCGGGACGCCTTCGGCGACCGCGCGTCGCTGGTCGCCAGCGCTGCACCGTGTCTCGCGGTGACCGACGACGCCGGCCTCCTGTCGGCGTGTCTGTCCGTCCCTGCGCCGCCGTCGCCGTTCACTGAGTGGAACGAGAGCGTTCGGCTGGAGCGGTCGTGGTTCGAACCGACCGGCGAGCACGTCGTCGCGCTGGTCCGCTCGGACCTGTTCGCGCTGGGCGAGTACAACGGTCGGGAACGGACCGCGTTCCACGGGTTTGATTCGGAGCTCAAGAGCCAACACTCGAAGGGCGGCTTCTCCCAAGGCCGGTTCGAGCGGCTCCGGGACCAGCAGATCGACTCTCATCTCGACCGCTGCCGGGCCGCTATCGAGGCGGTGTCGCCCGATAGGCTGTACGTCGTCGGCGAGGGGTCGGTCATCCACGAGTTCGAGGACCTCGCCACGGCGACGAAGCCGGTCGACGCGACCGGTGAGCCCGACGAGGCGCTCGACGACGCCGTCCGGTCGCTGTGGACCGTTCGACTTCGCGTGCCGTAG
- a CDS encoding DUF1611 domain-containing protein, with protein MAVAILTHEAFPDRAKTAVGLLRYGDREVRALVDRERAGQRVHDALPDVQDAPIVASMADAPEVDALVIGISPIGGEFDESWREDVRTALERGCDVYAGLHDFLADDEEFARLAAEHDAALHDLRKPPEDLTVAAGTASDVDATVITTVGTDCSTGKMTASFEIRDAARERGLDAAVVPTGQTGIAISDHGIVIDRVIADYAAGAVERLVEEAQAADLLVVEGQGALAHPAYSGVTTSILHGSAPDALVMCHEAGREVIHGYESFDIPPLSEYVDIYERLAAPISDASVVAGMLNTRHLGDSEAADAVSGYSNALDAPATDPVRHGVPDEVLDAIL; from the coding sequence ATGGCCGTAGCCATCTTAACACACGAGGCTTTCCCCGACCGAGCCAAGACCGCAGTCGGGTTGTTGCGGTACGGTGACCGCGAAGTCCGAGCGCTCGTCGACCGCGAACGGGCCGGACAGCGCGTCCACGACGCGCTCCCGGACGTACAGGACGCTCCAATCGTCGCGTCGATGGCCGACGCGCCCGAGGTGGACGCGCTCGTCATCGGCATCTCGCCTATCGGCGGCGAGTTCGACGAGTCTTGGCGCGAAGACGTACGGACAGCACTGGAACGTGGCTGTGACGTGTACGCTGGACTGCACGACTTCCTAGCCGACGACGAAGAGTTCGCCCGTCTCGCCGCGGAACACGACGCTGCACTCCACGACCTCCGTAAGCCGCCCGAAGACCTGACCGTGGCAGCGGGGACTGCCAGCGATGTCGACGCGACGGTCATCACGACTGTCGGCACCGACTGCTCGACGGGGAAGATGACTGCGTCGTTCGAGATTCGTGACGCGGCGCGGGAGCGCGGTCTCGACGCCGCCGTCGTCCCGACCGGGCAGACCGGCATCGCTATCTCCGACCATGGCATCGTCATCGACCGCGTCATCGCCGACTACGCCGCCGGCGCGGTGGAGCGACTGGTCGAAGAAGCGCAGGCGGCGGACCTCCTCGTGGTCGAGGGCCAGGGCGCGCTGGCCCATCCGGCTTATTCGGGCGTGACGACGAGCATCCTCCACGGGTCGGCTCCCGACGCGCTCGTCATGTGTCACGAGGCCGGTCGCGAGGTCATCCACGGCTACGAGTCGTTCGACATTCCGCCGCTCTCCGAGTACGTCGACATCTACGAGCGCCTCGCCGCACCTATCTCTGACGCGTCGGTCGTCGCGGGGATGCTGAACACGCGCCACCTCGGCGACAGCGAGGCCGCGGATGCTGTCTCGGGGTACAGCAACGCGCTGGACGCACCGGCGACTGACCCAGTCCGCCACGGCGTCCCCGACGAGGTACTGGACGCCATCCTATGA